The Prevotella sp. oral taxon 299 str. F0039 genome has a segment encoding these proteins:
- a CDS encoding ParA family protein, translating into MGKIIALANQKGGVGKTTSTINLAASLATLEKSVLVVDADPQANASSGLGVDLKEVECSIYECIVNRADVHDAIYTTDIEGLDIIPSHIDLVGAEVEMLNIDEREYVLKRILEPIRNEYDYILIDCSPSLGLITVNALTAADTVIIPVQCEYFALEGISKLLSTIKIIKSRLNTKLEIEGFLLTMYDSRLRLANQIYDEVKRHFQELVFKTVIQRNVKLSESPSHGLPVILYDADSTGAKNHLSLAKEIINRNK; encoded by the coding sequence ATGGGTAAAATAATCGCACTTGCAAATCAAAAAGGTGGCGTCGGAAAAACAACGTCAACAATAAACTTAGCAGCTTCTCTCGCTACATTGGAGAAGTCTGTTTTAGTGGTAGATGCAGATCCTCAGGCTAACGCTTCTAGTGGTTTAGGAGTGGATTTGAAAGAGGTTGAATGCTCAATATATGAGTGTATTGTTAATCGTGCCGATGTGCATGATGCAATTTATACTACAGATATCGAGGGACTTGATATCATTCCAAGTCACATTGACTTAGTTGGTGCTGAAGTAGAGATGCTCAATATCGATGAAAGAGAATATGTTTTGAAACGTATTTTAGAGCCTATTCGCAATGAATACGATTATATTCTTATTGATTGCAGTCCTTCTTTGGGTCTGATTACAGTAAATGCTTTAACCGCAGCAGACACGGTTATTATTCCAGTTCAATGCGAATACTTTGCATTGGAGGGTATAAGTAAACTGCTAAGTACCATCAAGATCATTAAGAGTAGATTGAATACGAAACTCGAAATAGAAGGCTTCTTGCTCACAATGTATGATAGTCGTTTGCGTCTTGCTAATCAAATATACGATGAAGTGAAACGACATTTCCAAGAATTGGTATTTAAAACGGTTATACAACGTAATGTAAAGTTAAGCGAAAGCCCAAGTCATGGTTTGCCTGTGATATTATATGATGCCGATTCTACAGGCGCAAAGAATCACTTATCACTAGCAAAAGAGATTATAAATCGTAATAAGTAG
- a CDS encoding TonB-dependent receptor gives MTIKKAILPLLFLSVSTSITARVAVETGYKMTGINVQGHVIDSKTKEYVPYVVVSVKGTTLATTTDATGFYSIKNIPQGKVILEIKHLGYHNVSTTLKTTKEETLEQNFELSEDVLSLDEVVLTANRQQTLRREAPVLVNVVDKRLFNLTNSTTLAQGLNFQPGVRTETNCQNCGFSQVRINGLDGHYSQILIDSRPVFSALNGVYGLEQIPSSMIERVEVVRGGGSSLYGASAIGGTINVITKEPIRNSAEVAHTISSYGKHSGAENTTSINASIVTDDAKGGLFVYGNHHYRPGYDHNNDGYTELPNLKNQTLGFSAFYKFTPYSRLTLRYHNLAEFRRGGNHLERAPHESDITEQLEHDVNGGSLAYDLFSKDTKRQLKLYYSFENTARKSYYGGLAGNTDAEAIAKATKAYGRTKELNHLLGAQYIHSFDKCWFMPATLTAGLEYNNDKMNDEVVGYEHYLNQNVNTTSAYLQNEWKNSHFTFLLGARLDKHNLIKNAIFSPRVNFRYNPSEELSLRLSYAEGFRAPQAFDEDLHTGWTDGSRQIIVRDPNLKEERSRSISASADFYHTFGSVQTNFLIEGFFTHLTNAFASRTLDKGETTDPNYENNIRNIMQRYGLSRPNAEGNKIAERFNGNNATIFGLNIEAKAAFSQWLQIQAGLTLQRNMYKDSVEWSGVGAKKERRFLKTPNAYGYFTVNIQPLKNLSVALTGTYTGSMLVGHQKTDDYTFTQNGTTITYPGWAEAKAVNTPSFLSMNLKVAYDIQLSQYIKMQLNGGFQNLTNSYQRDLERGPLRDADYIYGPGTPRCAFLGVKFTY, from the coding sequence ATGACAATTAAAAAAGCAATCTTGCCTTTGCTTTTCTTGTCAGTTTCTACAAGTATCACCGCTAGAGTTGCGGTCGAAACTGGTTACAAAATGACAGGAATAAACGTGCAAGGACATGTAATTGATTCAAAAACTAAAGAGTATGTGCCTTATGTTGTAGTTTCAGTAAAAGGTACAACACTTGCAACAACCACAGATGCTACAGGTTTTTATTCAATTAAAAACATTCCACAAGGAAAAGTAATACTCGAAATTAAACATCTTGGCTATCATAATGTAAGTACAACTTTAAAAACAACAAAAGAAGAAACACTTGAACAAAATTTTGAGTTGAGTGAAGATGTTCTATCGTTAGATGAGGTTGTTCTTACTGCAAACCGTCAACAAACATTGAGAAGAGAAGCACCAGTACTTGTTAATGTGGTAGACAAACGACTCTTTAATCTCACTAATTCTACAACTTTGGCACAAGGATTGAACTTCCAACCAGGTGTTAGAACAGAAACAAACTGCCAAAATTGTGGTTTCTCACAAGTTAGAATAAACGGATTAGATGGTCATTATTCACAAATTCTAATCGATTCACGCCCTGTTTTTTCTGCATTGAATGGAGTTTATGGACTTGAACAAATTCCTTCTAGTATGATTGAGCGTGTAGAAGTAGTTCGTGGAGGAGGCTCTTCGCTTTATGGAGCATCGGCAATTGGTGGTACAATCAATGTAATCACTAAAGAACCCATTCGTAATTCTGCAGAAGTAGCACATACCATATCTTCTTATGGCAAACATTCTGGAGCAGAAAATACAACCAGTATAAATGCTTCTATTGTTACAGATGATGCAAAGGGAGGATTATTTGTTTATGGTAATCATCATTATCGTCCAGGATACGATCATAATAATGATGGATATACAGAACTTCCCAACCTTAAAAACCAAACACTTGGATTCAGTGCATTCTACAAATTCACTCCTTATTCACGTTTAACTCTTCGTTATCACAATCTTGCAGAGTTCAGAAGAGGTGGAAATCACTTAGAAAGAGCACCTCACGAGAGTGATATTACAGAGCAATTAGAGCATGATGTGAATGGCGGTAGTTTAGCTTATGATTTATTCTCAAAAGATACTAAACGTCAGTTGAAACTTTATTACTCATTCGAAAATACAGCAAGAAAGAGTTATTATGGTGGACTTGCAGGTAATACTGATGCAGAGGCAATAGCAAAAGCTACTAAAGCTTATGGACGTACAAAAGAATTAAATCATTTGTTGGGTGCACAATATATACATTCATTTGACAAATGCTGGTTTATGCCTGCAACATTAACTGCTGGTTTAGAGTATAACAACGATAAGATGAACGATGAAGTAGTTGGTTATGAGCATTATTTGAATCAAAACGTAAATACAACAAGTGCTTATTTGCAGAATGAATGGAAAAATTCTCACTTCACTTTCTTATTGGGTGCACGTTTAGATAAGCACAATTTAATTAAAAATGCAATCTTCTCACCTCGTGTAAACTTTAGATATAATCCTTCAGAAGAACTTAGTTTACGTTTAAGTTATGCTGAAGGCTTTAGAGCTCCACAAGCATTCGACGAAGATTTGCATACAGGTTGGACCGATGGCTCACGCCAAATCATTGTAAGAGATCCTAATTTGAAAGAAGAAAGATCAAGAAGCATCAGCGCATCTGCCGACTTCTATCACACATTTGGTAGTGTTCAAACTAACTTCTTGATTGAAGGTTTCTTTACCCATCTAACGAATGCTTTCGCAAGTAGAACACTAGATAAAGGTGAAACAACTGATCCAAATTATGAAAATAACATTAGAAACATTATGCAACGTTATGGCTTAAGTCGTCCTAATGCTGAAGGAAACAAAATTGCAGAGCGTTTTAATGGTAATAATGCAACTATATTTGGATTAAATATTGAAGCAAAGGCAGCTTTTTCTCAATGGCTTCAAATTCAAGCAGGACTAACATTGCAACGCAATATGTATAAAGATTCTGTTGAATGGTCGGGAGTTGGTGCTAAGAAAGAACGTCGTTTCTTGAAAACTCCTAATGCTTATGGCTATTTCACAGTGAACATTCAGCCTCTAAAGAACTTGAGTGTTGCCCTTACTGGTACTTATACTGGTAGCATGTTGGTGGGACATCAAAAGACAGACGACTACACCTTTACACAGAATGGAACAACAATAACTTATCCAGGTTGGGCAGAAGCAAAGGCTGTTAACACTCCTTCGTTCCTTTCTATGAACTTAAAAGTAGCTTATGATATACAACTTTCACAATATATCAAAATGCAACTTAATGGTGGTTTCCAAAATCTCACCAACTCTTATCAACGTGATTTAGAGCGTGGACCATTGAGAGATGCTGACTATATCTATGGACCTGGCACTCCTCGTTGCGCTTTCTTAGGTGTGAAGTTCACCTATTAA
- a CDS encoding phosphatidate cytidylyltransferase yields the protein MSDKLTNMIVRAFTGVLFVTIMVTCFFQPIAMVFLFALITCLSLWEYSGLVNNIEDVTINRFISTVAGVYLFLAISAVNSGFVQTNAVFMPYLLTIIYLFVSELYTKNKNAVHDLSYTMLGQMYVALPLSMINVLAFRTATDGNIHFYYLLPLSVFIFLWTSDTGAYCVGSLFGKHKLFPRISPAKSWEGSIGGGTLVLVAAFLVSILDQSYGNLSGLNTLQWLGLGLVVTIFGTWGDLVESLIKRTLGIKDSGTILPGHGGMLDRFDSSLLAIPASAVYIYTIQTLV from the coding sequence ATGTCAGATAAACTAACAAACATGATTGTGCGTGCTTTTACAGGCGTACTATTTGTTACTATCATGGTAACTTGCTTCTTCCAACCCATTGCGATGGTGTTTCTTTTTGCACTAATAACATGCCTTAGCCTATGGGAATACTCAGGATTAGTAAATAACATCGAAGATGTAACCATCAATAGGTTTATCTCTACAGTGGCAGGTGTGTATCTATTCCTTGCCATTTCGGCTGTGAATAGTGGCTTTGTACAAACAAATGCGGTGTTTATGCCTTATCTTTTAACCATCATTTATTTGTTTGTTAGCGAATTATACACTAAGAACAAGAATGCAGTTCACGACTTATCATACACCATGTTAGGCCAAATGTATGTGGCTTTGCCCCTATCTATGATCAATGTTCTTGCTTTTAGAACTGCAACCGACGGCAATATTCATTTCTATTATCTTCTTCCTTTGAGTGTGTTCATATTTTTATGGACCAGTGATACTGGTGCTTATTGTGTTGGAAGCTTATTTGGAAAACATAAATTGTTCCCTAGAATCAGTCCTGCAAAGAGCTGGGAAGGAAGCATTGGCGGTGGAACTTTAGTACTTGTTGCTGCTTTCTTGGTTTCAATATTAGATCAATCGTATGGTAATTTGTCGGGCCTTAACACCCTACAATGGCTTGGTTTAGGACTTGTTGTTACTATATTTGGCACTTGGGGCGACCTTGTTGAGAGCCTCATCAAGCGTACTTTAGGTATAAAAGACAGCGGAACAATTCTTCCAGGACACGGAGGTATGCTCGATCGTTTCGATAGTTCGTTGCTAGCAATACCCGCTTCGGCAGTTTATATCTACACAATCCAAACGCTCGTGTAA
- a CDS encoding lytic transglycosylase domain-containing protein — protein sequence MNKLRLLVMSFLLGTACVMQAQSEDNDTEITVTNKKGKQEIIDIPEAMTYEVDSLLHLYHTQRYLKPSSDCNYPNVNPVFDKEVYKARLKRMPTVIEMSYNDVVQKFIDRYSGKLRRSVSIMLGSANFYMPIFEEALEAYNLPLELKYLPVIESGLNPQATSYVGAGGLWQFMIGTGKRYGLEINSLVDERRDPIKSSYAAANYLSDLYRIFGDWHLAIAAYNCGPDKINKAIHRAGGSKDYWQIYPYLPQETRGYVPAFIAANYIMNYYCDHNICPMVADLPAKTDTVMVDRDIHFSQIASVLGLDINQLKELNPQYRRNIVNGSSKLSALRLPSTEVNKFIDKQEAIYAYNADELLSKRDEVEVNDDVPTYVAAHRSNSSRTYAARSSRHSSKHDRKKGRTHRERTQEVSIKSGDTLSEIAERNHTTVAKLKKLNKISGSNIRAGKKLRVK from the coding sequence ATGAATAAACTAAGATTATTAGTAATGTCGTTTCTTTTGGGTACAGCATGTGTAATGCAGGCTCAAAGCGAAGATAATGACACGGAAATAACAGTGACCAATAAGAAAGGTAAGCAAGAGATCATCGATATTCCAGAAGCAATGACTTATGAAGTAGATAGTCTTTTGCATTTATATCACACGCAACGTTATCTCAAACCCTCTTCGGATTGCAACTATCCAAATGTCAATCCCGTTTTTGATAAAGAGGTTTACAAGGCACGTCTGAAGCGTATGCCAACTGTAATAGAGATGTCTTATAACGATGTTGTACAGAAATTCATTGATCGTTACAGCGGAAAGCTACGTCGTTCGGTAAGTATCATGTTAGGATCAGCTAACTTTTACATGCCAATCTTCGAAGAAGCGCTCGAAGCTTACAATCTTCCTTTAGAGTTAAAGTACCTTCCTGTTATCGAATCAGGGCTCAATCCTCAGGCAACCTCATACGTAGGAGCAGGCGGATTGTGGCAGTTTATGATTGGAACAGGTAAGAGATATGGTTTAGAAATTAACTCATTGGTAGATGAAAGACGTGATCCTATCAAGTCTTCGTATGCAGCAGCAAACTATTTAAGCGATCTTTATCGTATATTTGGTGATTGGCACCTTGCCATTGCGGCATATAATTGCGGTCCAGACAAGATCAATAAGGCGATACATCGTGCAGGAGGAAGTAAAGATTATTGGCAGATTTATCCTTATTTGCCACAAGAAACACGTGGCTATGTTCCTGCTTTCATTGCTGCAAACTATATAATGAATTATTATTGTGACCATAATATTTGTCCAATGGTAGCTGATTTACCTGCTAAAACCGATACCGTTATGGTAGACAGAGATATCCATTTCTCTCAAATTGCAAGTGTCTTAGGACTTGATATCAATCAGTTGAAAGAGCTAAACCCACAATATCGCCGTAATATTGTTAATGGAAGTAGCAAGTTATCAGCCCTTCGTTTGCCCTCAACCGAGGTAAATAAGTTTATAGATAAGCAAGAAGCCATTTACGCTTACAATGCAGATGAATTATTAAGCAAAAGAGATGAGGTTGAAGTAAACGATGATGTGCCAACCTATGTGGCAGCACATAGAAGCAATAGTAGTAGAACTTATGCTGCAAGATCATCACGTCATTCTTCTAAACATGATCGAAAGAAAGGTAGAACACACAGAGAAAGAACGCAAGAAGTTTCTATTAAGAGTGGTGATACCTTGTCAGAAATTGCTGAACGCAATCATACTACAGTGGCAAAGCTAAAGAAACTTAATAAAATTAGCGGTAGTAACATTCGTGCAGGTAAGAAATTAAGAGTAAAATAA
- a CDS encoding ParB/RepB/Spo0J family partition protein, producing MAVHKKYNSSNKGFALGRGLDALISTDEVKPQGSSTINEVLLSEIEANPNQPRREFDQEALQELANSIKEIGIIQPITLHQVTENKYQIIAGERRWRASQLAGLTAIPAYIRTIKDASVMEMALVENIQREDLNAIEIALAYEQLVSQSGMTQEKVAERVGKSRTAVTNYMRLLRLPAQVQMALQKKSIDMGHARALLSIDSPSQQIKLFNEIQKNGYSVRKVEELVQDIKSGNSFVEAKKKVKKTTALPEEFNVLKQQLSKFLNTKVQMNYSAKGKGKISIPFANAAELEHIMQVFDKLKD from the coding sequence ATGGCAGTACATAAAAAATACAACTCATCAAATAAAGGCTTCGCTTTAGGAAGAGGTTTAGATGCTTTGATATCTACTGATGAGGTGAAACCACAAGGAAGTTCAACCATCAACGAGGTGTTATTAAGCGAAATAGAAGCCAATCCGAACCAACCTCGTCGTGAATTTGATCAAGAAGCATTGCAAGAGCTTGCAAACAGCATCAAAGAAATAGGAATTATTCAGCCTATTACACTTCATCAAGTGACGGAAAATAAATACCAAATCATTGCAGGTGAACGTCGTTGGCGTGCTTCTCAACTTGCAGGATTAACGGCAATTCCAGCTTATATACGCACCATTAAAGATGCAAGTGTAATGGAAATGGCTCTAGTTGAGAATATTCAACGTGAAGACCTCAATGCAATTGAAATTGCATTAGCCTATGAACAGTTGGTGTCTCAAAGTGGAATGACTCAAGAAAAAGTTGCTGAAAGAGTGGGAAAGAGTCGTACTGCGGTTACAAACTATATGCGTTTGTTGCGCCTTCCTGCACAAGTTCAGATGGCATTGCAAAAGAAATCGATTGATATGGGACACGCAAGAGCTCTGCTTTCGATTGATAGTCCGTCGCAACAGATAAAGCTTTTCAATGAAATTCAAAAGAACGGATACTCTGTTCGCAAAGTAGAAGAGTTGGTTCAGGATATTAAAAGCGGTAATTCTTTTGTTGAAGCAAAGAAGAAAGTCAAAAAAACTACGGCGTTACCTGAAGAATTTAATGTGCTAAAACAACAGCTATCGAAGTTTTTGAACACTAAAGTTCAAATGAATTACTCGGCAAAAGGCAAAGGAAAAATTAGTATTCCATTTGCAAATGCGGCAGAGTTAGAGCATATTATGCAGGTCTTTGATAAGCTAAAAGATTAA
- a CDS encoding DUF5683 domain-containing protein, which translates to MLGLLCLTANNAYSQTDSLRILTDHSDSITALQSSLPVVSALSKDDSVLIARNIPLKKKEKRNWETWHPEAKKALWLALVIPGAGQIYNRKYWKLPIVYGGFVGCLYALRWNNQMYKDYSQAYIDLMDNDPQTKSYESFLHLGSKITQDNLSRYQNVFKQRKDKYRKWRDMSIFSLVAVYALSVIDAYVDASLSEFDISKDLSLKVSPTIINNKNEHNPLKANALGVQCSFIF; encoded by the coding sequence ATGTTAGGATTACTTTGCTTAACTGCAAACAATGCTTATTCGCAAACTGATAGTTTACGAATACTAACCGATCATAGTGATAGTATAACAGCATTGCAATCTTCTTTGCCTGTAGTAAGTGCACTTTCAAAAGATGATAGTGTCCTTATTGCAAGGAATATACCTCTGAAAAAGAAAGAAAAACGCAACTGGGAGACATGGCATCCAGAAGCAAAAAAGGCATTATGGTTAGCACTTGTGATTCCAGGAGCAGGTCAAATATATAATAGAAAATATTGGAAATTGCCCATAGTGTATGGAGGTTTCGTTGGATGTCTTTATGCTTTGCGGTGGAATAACCAAATGTATAAAGATTATTCGCAGGCTTATATTGATTTAATGGATAACGACCCACAAACAAAGTCGTATGAATCGTTTCTACATTTAGGCTCTAAAATAACCCAAGATAATCTTTCAAGATATCAAAATGTATTCAAACAGAGAAAAGATAAGTATCGAAAATGGCGTGATATGAGTATTTTCTCATTAGTTGCAGTATACGCTTTATCTGTTATTGATGCGTATGTTGACGCCTCATTGTCAGAGTTTGATATTTCTAAAGATTTGAGTTTAAAAGTTAGTCCAACTATAATTAATAATAAAAATGAGCACAATCCTCTCAAAGCAAATGCTTTAGGAGTTCAATGTAGCTTTATATTTTAA
- a CDS encoding bifunctional (p)ppGpp synthetase/guanosine-3',5'-bis(diphosphate) 3'-pyrophosphohydrolase — protein MEQTNNKDVNIEERNEKLIQDAFQHLIDTYLVSRHRKKVEIITKAFNFAKQAHKGVKRLSGEPYILHPIAVAQIACGEMGLGSTSICAALLHDVVEDTDYTVEDITNIFGEKIAQIVDGLTKISGGIFGDKASAQAENFKKLLLTMSEDIRVILIKICDRLHNMRTLDSQPANKQYKIAGETLYVYAPLANRLGLNKIKTELENLSFKFEHKEEFERINQKLSFTKEQRDELFEAFTKPIREVLDKMGINYQIKERVKSPYSIWKKMETKRLTFEEIYDILAVRIIFSPKSREEEINECFSIYVAISKIYKSHPDRLRDWLNHPKANGYQALHVTLMSKQGRWIEVQIRSDRMDELAEQGFAAHWKYKEGGEYTEDESELNKWLHTIKEILDDPQPDAMDFLDAIKLNLFASEIFVFTPKGEIKTMPAECTALDFAFQIHTFLGSHCIGAKVNHKLVPVSHKLQSGDQVEILTSMAQHVQPSWINFVSTAKAKAKIQAILRRKNREIQKKGEEVLQTWLKAHDLRVTTSIIERLCAFHKIETAESFFISLGERSTMLGDKDLEVLNNKGGASLQATLRKFVPFLSNDKKKEEQHEKFVVGKDFNKKVPIILTEENINSFIFPTCCHPIPGDDALGYIDNKGRIEVHKRSCSVAARLKSSFGNRILDAKWNMHKRLFFTATIKVRGIDKHGMLLSVSEVISSQMNIDIHKITISTEEGIFDGTIEIGVHDKEEVNELITKLRNIENVKEVSQVI, from the coding sequence ATGGAGCAAACTAATAATAAAGATGTGAATATAGAAGAGCGTAATGAAAAGCTTATACAAGATGCCTTTCAACATTTAATTGACACTTATCTTGTGTCACGACATCGCAAGAAAGTAGAAATCATTACCAAAGCATTTAATTTTGCAAAGCAAGCTCACAAAGGAGTGAAACGATTGTCGGGTGAGCCTTATATCCTTCATCCTATTGCCGTTGCTCAGATTGCTTGTGGTGAAATGGGATTAGGGTCTACAAGTATTTGTGCTGCTCTTTTGCACGACGTTGTTGAAGATACCGATTATACCGTTGAAGATATAACCAACATCTTTGGTGAGAAGATAGCTCAAATAGTAGATGGATTAACCAAAATATCAGGAGGAATATTTGGCGATAAGGCATCGGCTCAGGCAGAGAACTTTAAGAAACTGCTTTTAACAATGAGCGAAGACATTAGAGTTATCTTAATAAAAATATGCGACCGTCTGCACAACATGCGCACACTCGATAGTCAACCCGCCAATAAACAATATAAAATTGCAGGCGAAACCCTCTATGTCTATGCTCCATTAGCAAACCGATTAGGTTTGAATAAGATAAAAACAGAGTTAGAGAATCTAAGCTTTAAGTTTGAACATAAAGAAGAGTTCGAGCGCATTAATCAAAAGCTTTCATTTACGAAAGAGCAACGTGACGAGTTATTCGAAGCCTTTACAAAGCCCATAAGAGAAGTTCTTGATAAGATGGGAATCAACTATCAGATCAAAGAACGAGTGAAAAGCCCTTATTCGATATGGAAAAAAATGGAGACAAAGCGTCTCACCTTCGAAGAAATATACGATATATTGGCAGTCAGAATCATCTTCTCACCCAAGTCAAGAGAAGAAGAAATCAACGAATGTTTTAGTATTTACGTTGCAATAAGCAAGATATATAAGTCGCATCCCGATCGCTTGCGAGACTGGCTAAACCATCCAAAGGCAAATGGTTATCAAGCTCTTCATGTTACATTGATGAGTAAACAAGGACGATGGATAGAGGTTCAGATTCGCAGTGACAGAATGGACGAATTGGCAGAACAAGGTTTTGCAGCTCATTGGAAGTATAAAGAAGGAGGCGAATACACCGAAGATGAAAGCGAATTAAATAAATGGTTGCACACTATTAAAGAGATATTAGATGATCCACAGCCTGATGCTATGGACTTTCTTGATGCAATTAAGCTCAATCTTTTTGCTTCAGAAATATTCGTTTTTACCCCCAAAGGCGAGATAAAAACTATGCCTGCAGAATGTACTGCACTCGATTTCGCTTTTCAAATACATACATTCTTGGGCAGTCATTGTATTGGTGCTAAGGTAAATCACAAGCTTGTGCCCGTCAGTCACAAACTACAAAGTGGAGACCAAGTAGAGATTCTCACCTCAATGGCTCAGCACGTGCAACCCTCCTGGATTAACTTTGTGTCTACAGCAAAGGCAAAAGCCAAGATACAAGCAATTCTTAGACGAAAGAATAGAGAAATTCAGAAAAAGGGAGAAGAGGTATTACAGACTTGGCTAAAGGCGCATGACTTGCGTGTAACCACATCTATTATCGAAAGACTTTGTGCTTTTCATAAGATAGAAACAGCCGAATCGTTCTTTATATCATTGGGAGAGCGAAGTACAATGCTTGGAGATAAAGATCTAGAAGTACTTAATAACAAGGGAGGAGCTAGTCTTCAAGCTACTCTTCGAAAGTTTGTTCCATTCTTATCAAATGATAAAAAGAAAGAAGAACAACATGAAAAGTTCGTGGTTGGAAAAGATTTCAATAAGAAAGTTCCAATCATTCTAACCGAAGAGAATATCAATTCGTTTATTTTTCCAACGTGTTGTCATCCTATTCCTGGTGATGATGCTCTAGGGTATATCGACAATAAAGGACGAATTGAAGTGCATAAACGTTCGTGTTCCGTTGCAGCTCGTCTTAAATCAAGCTTTGGAAATAGAATATTAGATGCCAAATGGAATATGCATAAGCGTCTATTCTTCACTGCCACCATTAAGGTTCGTGGAATTGATAAACACGGAATGCTCCTTTCTGTATCAGAAGTGATATCATCACAGATGAATATAGATATTCATAAGATAACCATTTCTACTGAAGAAGGAATTTTTGATGGAACCATAGAAATAGGAGTTCACGACAAAGAAGAAGTGAATGAACTTATTACAAAACTTAGAAACATAGAGAATGTGAAAGAGGTGAGCCAGGTAATTTAG